One Rhododendron vialii isolate Sample 1 chromosome 2a, ASM3025357v1 genomic region harbors:
- the LOC131317514 gene encoding uncharacterized protein LOC131317514 yields the protein MEFAYNYSYHSSLGVIPYEVLCGPEVYIPYPLCPHRKMLFGFAKKKKLSPHYIGLFEVLERIVEVAYRLALPPSLAKVHKVFHVSILRRYVHSPSHVIDNEPLHVHDDLTYDEQPVEILDMMEKVLHNKTILLVKVLWHNHAVEEATWELDEEMRKMYPHLYN from the exons ATGGAATTTGCGTACAATTACAGTTATCATTCGAGTTTGGGAGTTATTCCTTATGAGGTTTTGTGTGGACCGGAAGTGTATATCCCTTATCCGTTG TGTCCCCATAGAAAGATGTTATTCGGttttgcaaaaaagaaaaagttgagtCCTCACTATATTGGACTGTTTGAGGTTTTGGAAAGGATAGTTGAGGTGGCCTATCGTTTGGCATTGCCGCCAAGTTTGGCTAAAGTTCATAAAGTTTTTCATGTGTCGATATTGAGGAGATATGTGCATAGTCCGTCCCATGTTATTGATAATGAGCCACTACATGTTCACGATGATTTAACCTATGATGAGCAACCCGTAGAGATTTTGGATATGATGGAGAAGGTCCTTCACAACAAAACGATTCTACTGGTCAAAGTTCTGTGGCACAATCATGCGGTTGAGGAAGCCACTTGGGAGCTTGATGAAGAGATGCGCAAGATGTACCCGCATTTGTATAATTGA